GCCGTATGTGTACGGCCGCGAGTCCCGGCGCGTCCACACCGCCGACCGGTCCAGTGATCAAGGACAGCCCGGTTTGTGTCGGACCCCCGGTGTTTGATCGGGACATGGTCAGTGATGGGGCGGTGGCGGGTCTGGAGGACCTGTCGGCGGTGGGGGTGCTCGAGTTCGTCGAGCGCCAGCACGCCGCGCGTCTGGAGGCTGAGCGTGAGGTGTTGCGGGCGGCGTATCAGTGGGCGGTGCTGCACCATCCCGACCGGCTGCCGCCCGATGATCGGCGGGGCCGGTCGCGGGCTCGTCGTGTGGGTGGGGCCGGCACGCCGCTGGTCACCGAGCATGCTGCGGCGGCGTTCGGTGCCCGGGTCCAGACCAGCCCGTATGGTGCACGCCGGTTGATCGCGGATGCGGTCGATCTGCATCTCCGCCTCCCGAGGCTGTGGGCCGGTGTTCGGGCCGGCACGGTGCGGGTGCCGCATGCCCGCCATGTCGCGGCCGCGACCCGGGACCTCACTCCTGAGGAGGCGGCCTGGGTCGACGGTGAGGTCCATGAGGTCGCGGACGGCCGGTTGGCGTGGGCGAGGTTCGAGTCCGTGGTGGAGGGCAAGGTCGCCGCTGCTGCGCCGGAGTTGGCTCGGGTCCGGGAGGAGGCTGCGGCGAAGGAGCGGTGTGCTCGCATGTCGCGGGTCGACCGGCACGGGATGGCGACGTTCACCATCAAGGCGGACGCGGTCACGATCGCGGGGATCGATGCTGCGGTGAGCGTGGTCGCGGAGGAACTGAAAGAACGGCAGCCGGACGCGGCCGTGAATGACCGTCGGGTCGCTGCCGCTGCGTTGTTGCTCAACCCGGCCGGTCACGAGGGTCTCGACCTCTCGGTCGGGCCGGTGAAGGTGCGAGCGAAGGTCTATCTCCATCTGTACGCCGATTCCCCGATCGCCCGGTTGGAGGGTCATGGTCCGGTCACGATCGGCCGCCTCACCCAGCTGCTGGGCGACAGCGGGTGCCAGGTGCGGGTCGCGCCGGTGGTGGATCTGCCCGGCCAAG
This region of Nocardioides sp. L-11A genomic DNA includes:
- a CDS encoding DUF222 domain-containing protein; translated protein: MIKDSPVCVGPPVFDRDMVSDGAVAGLEDLSAVGVLEFVERQHAARLEAEREVLRAAYQWAVLHHPDRLPPDDRRGRSRARRVGGAGTPLVTEHAAAAFGARVQTSPYGARRLIADAVDLHLRLPRLWAGVRAGTVRVPHARHVAAATRDLTPEEAAWVDGEVHEVADGRLAWARFESVVEGKVAAAAPELARVREEAAAKERCARMSRVDRHGMATFTIKADAVTIAGIDAAVSVVAEELKERQPDAAVNDRRVAAAALLLNPAGHEGLDLSVGPVKVRAKVYLHLYADSPIARLEGHGPVTIGRLTQLLGDSGCQVRVAPVVDLPGQAPVDAYEIPARLREAVHLIHPADVFPFAANTTRNVDLDHAVPYSEGGPTSIGNLGPLTRTHHRVKTHAGWEARHPFPGIVIWRDPYGAHYLIDPTGTRRVTPTTGDETPTRTDIILTQLLLNYAA